One genomic segment of Clostridium saccharoperbutylacetonicum N1-4(HMT) includes these proteins:
- a CDS encoding response regulator, with protein MNNTFIRILIVDDEENTRNLIRRCIDWDEIGIEIAGEASSGQEALDMLEKINIDIVITDIRMQFMDGLEFSKRTIKRFPYIKIIVLTAYEEFEYAQEGIKIGISDFLLKPIKRAKLKESVSSLKSKIETERMSRAEYIKLKERLSENFLYLKEKFLNDLIQRSYSSENIIDKILYFSVESITKYIQVALIGISHIDNEEFKSEEDSVLLDLACAEIVKKYFQDYEDVHVIIDNSRKIVILNSNPKIDIIFSCEKIKELLINRLNCYVSVGIGNAYKDLKNIKKSYREAFEALNYKVVYGKNQVICFNDISIDNHGLDVKNEETNELGFYIKAGIDEKSRAIIDKIFKDIDTTKNYNIGQVRVLSINIVTMVFNSITELGLDYEQMLENKDFPYNSILKIDKITEMREYLIWFILNATKFIKGARAKKVNKVFVEIAEYIKKNISDPELSLSSIANKFYLNPSYLSRVFKQEIGYSFIEYLTKIRIEKAIELLKETDLRNYEVCEKIGVPDPNYFGKCFKKYTGISVSDFKKAQII; from the coding sequence ATGAATAATACTTTTATAAGAATACTAATTGTAGATGATGAAGAAAATACCAGAAATTTAATTAGGAGGTGCATAGATTGGGATGAAATTGGAATAGAAATTGCAGGAGAAGCATCAAGTGGTCAAGAAGCTCTTGATATGTTGGAAAAAATTAATATTGATATTGTAATTACAGACATACGTATGCAATTTATGGATGGCTTGGAGTTTAGCAAAAGAACTATAAAAAGATTTCCGTATATAAAAATTATTGTTTTGACAGCTTATGAAGAGTTTGAGTATGCACAGGAAGGAATAAAGATAGGGATAAGTGACTTTTTGTTAAAACCAATTAAAAGAGCAAAGCTTAAGGAATCAGTTTCAAGTTTAAAAAGTAAGATTGAAACTGAAAGAATGAGCAGAGCAGAATATATAAAACTTAAAGAACGATTATCAGAAAACTTTTTATATTTAAAAGAAAAGTTTCTAAATGATTTAATTCAAAGAAGTTACTCTTCAGAGAATATTATAGATAAGATTTTATATTTTTCAGTGGAAAGCATTACCAAGTATATACAAGTTGCCTTGATTGGAATTTCTCATATTGATAATGAAGAGTTTAAAAGTGAAGAAGACTCTGTTTTATTGGATTTGGCTTGCGCAGAAATAGTTAAAAAATATTTTCAAGATTATGAAGATGTACATGTAATTATTGATAATAGCCGTAAGATAGTTATTTTAAATAGTAATCCCAAAATAGATATTATATTTAGCTGTGAAAAGATTAAAGAACTATTGATAAATAGACTCAATTGTTATGTAAGTGTAGGGATAGGAAATGCGTATAAAGATTTAAAAAATATAAAGAAATCTTATAGGGAGGCTTTTGAAGCATTAAATTATAAGGTGGTTTATGGAAAAAATCAGGTGATTTGCTTTAATGATATAAGTATTGATAATCACGGTTTAGATGTAAAGAATGAAGAAACTAATGAATTGGGATTTTATATTAAAGCAGGAATTGATGAGAAGAGTAGAGCTATTATTGATAAAATCTTTAAAGATATCGATACAACTAAAAATTATAATATTGGGCAAGTAAGAGTATTATCAATTAATATTGTAACTATGGTTTTTAATTCAATAACAGAATTAGGACTGGATTATGAGCAAATGCTTGAAAATAAAGATTTCCCTTATAATTCTATACTAAAAATTGATAAAATTACTGAAATGAGAGAATATTTGATTTGGTTTATTTTAAATGCAACTAAGTTTATTAAAGGAGCTAGAGCAAAAAAAGTTAACAAAGTTTTTGTTGAAATTGCAGAATATATTAAAAAAAATATTTCAGATCCAGAACTTTCACTTTCAAGTATAGCAAATAAATTTTATTTAAATCCCAGTTACTTGTCCAGAGTTTTTAAACAGGAAATAGGATATAGTTTTATTGAATATTTAACAAAGATTAGAATTGAGAAAGCTATAGAATTACTTAAAGAAACAGATTTAAGAAATTATGAAGTATGCGAAAAAATTGGAGTACCTGACCCTAATTATTTTGGAAAGTGCTTTAAGAAATATACTGGCATATCTGTAAGTGATTTCAAGAAGGCTCAAATTATTTGA
- a CDS encoding sensor histidine kinase, whose amino-acid sequence MKEKIIMISLIRIRKRYMDLKISSKIVFIYLILMIFSVTVSSLIYEKIYDDITSKKVSELSVQTLYTIKSNINSMIQNINNNSRIIISNKDIQAILKNSNNRNGIDVQIDMYGYLSSMIDSMNNVSSIYIYDNFGNKYYIDKQSRKSFKLNKVESANWYKAAINEKGYYILRLNAGEKADLNPNENYVSFIRVINDMESQKPIGTLIININESNFVNCYKDIISKNGTNILLMDENNDFIVNPKDVSDFNQINELIRKELIKSDVEEEKNSIIEKIKGEEYIFSSLKIEEYNWIIVSKIPFKELSKESSTVYLMAFVFTIINGILLFIGAISISRLITKPIKKLLKSMKGIENGEFKKVNIEVGNDEIGKLRDGYNIMVYEIEKLINRIIEEQKVKRKAELSVLQAQVKPHFLYNTLDAMGYLALSGKCDEVYDALEALGEYYRTSLSKGREVITVGEEIEIVKNYFLLQKLRYGDIFTDTYEIDERVLNFKILKLVLQPIAENALYHGIKPKGEHGIIKLTVELIENLINISIEDDGVGMTEEELDKVVSDKIDNNNLSFGLRGTIERLRIFYGTSDVYEIKSRKRYGTKVNITIPIEEGWENE is encoded by the coding sequence ATGAAAGAGAAGATAATAATGATAAGCTTAATAAGAATACGTAAAAGATACATGGATCTAAAGATAAGTTCAAAAATAGTATTTATATATCTAATATTGATGATTTTTTCAGTAACTGTAAGTAGTTTGATTTATGAAAAAATATATGATGATATTACATCAAAAAAGGTTAGTGAATTGTCTGTTCAAACCCTTTATACCATAAAATCCAATATAAATTCTATGATACAAAACATAAATAATAATTCAAGAATAATAATATCTAATAAAGACATACAAGCAATATTGAAAAATTCAAATAATAGAAATGGTATCGATGTTCAGATTGATATGTATGGTTATTTAAGTAGTATGATTGATTCTATGAATAACGTATCTTCAATTTATATTTATGACAACTTTGGAAATAAATATTATATAGACAAGCAGTCTAGAAAGAGTTTTAAACTTAATAAAGTTGAAAGTGCAAATTGGTATAAGGCTGCTATTAATGAAAAGGGATACTATATATTAAGATTAAATGCTGGAGAAAAAGCAGACCTTAATCCAAATGAAAACTATGTATCCTTTATTAGGGTAATAAATGACATGGAATCGCAGAAGCCAATAGGAACACTAATTATTAATATAAATGAAAGTAATTTTGTTAACTGTTACAAAGATATCATAAGTAAAAATGGTACTAATATTTTACTTATGGATGAAAATAATGATTTTATAGTAAATCCTAAGGATGTATCAGATTTTAATCAAATAAATGAATTGATAAGAAAAGAATTAATTAAATCTGATGTTGAAGAGGAGAAGAATTCAATAATAGAAAAAATAAAAGGAGAGGAATATATTTTTTCTTCATTAAAAATTGAAGAATATAACTGGATTATTGTCAGTAAAATCCCTTTTAAGGAGCTTTCAAAGGAATCAAGCACAGTATATCTTATGGCATTTGTTTTTACTATAATAAATGGAATATTGTTGTTTATTGGTGCCATTTCGATATCTAGATTAATTACTAAACCTATAAAGAAGCTTTTAAAATCCATGAAGGGAATAGAAAATGGAGAATTTAAAAAAGTAAATATTGAAGTTGGTAATGATGAAATTGGTAAACTCAGAGATGGATATAATATTATGGTTTATGAAATTGAAAAGCTTATCAATAGAATTATTGAAGAACAAAAGGTGAAAAGGAAGGCAGAATTAAGCGTGCTTCAAGCACAAGTAAAACCACATTTTCTATATAATACTCTGGATGCTATGGGATATCTTGCTCTATCTGGAAAGTGTGATGAAGTCTATGATGCTTTAGAAGCTTTAGGTGAATACTATAGGACTAGCCTTAGCAAGGGAAGAGAAGTAATTACTGTAGGAGAAGAAATTGAAATAGTAAAAAACTATTTTTTATTACAAAAGCTAAGATATGGTGATATTTTTACAGACACTTATGAAATTGATGAAAGGGTTCTTAATTTTAAAATATTAAAGCTTGTCTTGCAACCAATTGCAGAAAATGCATTATATCATGGGATAAAGCCAAAAGGGGAGCATGGAATAATAAAACTTACAGTTGAGCTAATAGAAAACTTAATAAATATATCCATAGAAGATGATGGTGTTGGGATGACGGAGGAAGAGCTTGATAAAGTTGTAAGTGATAAAATTGATAATAATAATTTGAGTTTTGGTCTAAGAGGAACTATAGAAAGATTAAGAATTTTTTATGGTACTTCAGATGTATATGAAATTAAAAGTAGAAAAAGATATGGGACTAAGGTTAATATTACAATTCCTATAGAAGAGGGTTGGGAAAATGAATAA
- a CDS encoding glycoside hydrolase family 43 protein, producing MNNIVKQKEPLVTHIYTADPSAHVFDGKIYIYPSHDLDQVQISNDNGDQYNMEDYHILSLDDTNSPCIDHGEALHLKDIPWASKQLWAPDAVYKNGTYYLFFPARDKDEIFRIGVATSSNPAGPFKAEENYIPGSFSIDPAVLMDDDNRSYVYFGGLWGGQLEKWQTGTFKADAEGPAVTAPALGPRVAELNEDMLTFKESPEEISIVDEDGNPLLAGDEDRRYFEGPWVHKYNGNYYLSYSTGSTHYIVYAMSKNPKGPYTFKGKILDPVIGWTTHHSIVQFQDKWYLFYHDSSLSGGSDNKRCVKFTELKYNEDGTIQKIEL from the coding sequence ATGAATAATATTGTAAAACAAAAGGAACCATTAGTAACTCACATTTATACAGCAGATCCTTCTGCTCACGTATTTGATGGAAAAATCTATATATATCCTTCTCATGATCTTGATCAAGTTCAAATTTCAAATGATAATGGTGACCAATACAACATGGAAGATTATCATATTTTATCACTAGATGATACTAACTCACCTTGTATTGACCATGGAGAAGCACTTCATTTAAAGGATATTCCATGGGCAAGTAAGCAATTATGGGCTCCAGATGCTGTATATAAAAATGGAACTTATTATTTGTTTTTCCCAGCAAGAGATAAAGATGAAATTTTTAGAATTGGTGTAGCTACTAGTTCAAATCCTGCTGGACCATTTAAAGCTGAGGAAAATTATATACCAGGAAGTTTTAGTATTGATCCTGCTGTTTTAATGGATGATGACAATAGATCCTATGTTTACTTTGGAGGTCTTTGGGGTGGACAATTAGAAAAATGGCAAACTGGTACTTTTAAGGCAGATGCTGAAGGCCCAGCAGTTACAGCTCCAGCTTTAGGACCAAGAGTAGCTGAATTAAATGAGGACATGCTTACATTTAAAGAAAGTCCAGAAGAAATATCAATAGTTGATGAAGATGGAAATCCACTACTTGCTGGAGATGAAGATAGAAGATATTTTGAAGGTCCATGGGTTCATAAATATAATGGAAATTATTATCTTTCATATTCTACTGGTTCTACTCATTACATTGTATATGCTATGAGTAAAAATCCAAAAGGACCTTATACTTTTAAAGGAAAAATACTTGACCCAGTAATAGGATGGACAACACATCACTCAATTGTTCAATTCCAAGATAAATGGTATTTATTCTATCATGATAGTTCATTATCAGGTGGATCAGATAACAAGCGTTGCGTAAAATTCACAGAATTAAAATATAATGAAGATGGTACTATACAAAAAATTGAACTATAA
- a CDS encoding glycoside hydrolase family 3 C-terminal domain-containing protein produces MQFTERITHEYALEKAKELVSKMTLQERAEQLTYKAPAIKHLNISRYNWWNEGLHGVARAGTATVFPQAIGLAAIFDDELLEKIAGIIATEGRAKYNENSKKEDKDIYKGLTFWSPNVNIFRDPRWGRGHETYGEDPYLTSRLGVAFVKGLQGDEKYLKIAACAKHFAVHSGPEGLRHEFNAVVSKKDLYETYLPAFEACVKEADVEAVMGAYNRTNDEPCCGSSLLLKDILRGKWQFKGHVVSDCWAIADFHLYHGVTSTATESAALAIKNGCDLNCGNVYLQMLLAYKEGLVTEEDITRAAERLMATRIRLGMFDEECEFNKIPYTMNDCKEHHEVSLMASRKSIVMLRNNGLLPLDKSKLKSIGIIGPNADSELMLKGNYFGTASKYITVLEGIHEAVDSENIRIFYSEGCHLYKDRVQDLAEPDDRMAEAVTVAEHSDVVILCLGLDSSIEGEQGDAGNSDGAGDKLNLNLPGKQQELLEKVIATGKPVIVVLGAGSALTLQGQEENCAAILNAWYPGSFGGRAIADLIFGKCSPSGKLPVTFYKTTEELPEFTDYSMKNRTYRYMKNESLYPFGFGLTYSKVQLSDLSVSDISKDFEGVEVSIKISNVGNFDIEEVLQCYIKDLESKYAVDNHSLSAFKRVALNKGESKVVKMTINKRAFEVVNDEGDRILDSKKFKLFVGIAQPDGRSKELTGITPLEADIELI; encoded by the coding sequence ATGCAATTTACTGAAAGAATAACTCATGAATATGCATTAGAAAAGGCAAAAGAATTAGTATCTAAAATGACGTTACAAGAAAGAGCTGAGCAATTAACGTATAAGGCCCCAGCTATAAAACATTTAAATATATCAAGATATAATTGGTGGAATGAAGGGCTTCATGGCGTGGCTAGAGCAGGTACAGCAACAGTATTTCCTCAAGCAATTGGATTAGCTGCTATATTTGATGATGAGCTTTTAGAAAAAATTGCAGGGATTATTGCAACAGAAGGTCGTGCAAAGTACAATGAAAATTCAAAGAAAGAAGATAAAGATATATATAAGGGCTTAACTTTTTGGTCTCCAAATGTAAACATATTCAGAGATCCGAGATGGGGAAGAGGTCATGAAACTTATGGAGAGGATCCTTATTTAACTTCAAGATTAGGAGTTGCTTTTGTTAAAGGTTTACAAGGTGATGAAAAATATTTAAAAATAGCAGCTTGTGCTAAACATTTTGCAGTGCATAGTGGACCAGAAGGTTTAAGACATGAATTTAATGCAGTTGTAAGTAAAAAGGATTTATATGAAACTTATCTACCAGCTTTTGAAGCTTGTGTAAAAGAAGCTGATGTTGAGGCTGTAATGGGTGCATATAATCGTACTAATGATGAGCCTTGTTGTGGAAGTTCGCTTTTATTAAAGGATATCTTAAGAGGAAAATGGCAATTTAAAGGACATGTAGTATCTGATTGCTGGGCTATTGCAGATTTCCATTTATACCATGGTGTAACAAGTACTGCTACTGAATCAGCTGCCCTAGCAATAAAAAATGGTTGTGATTTAAACTGTGGAAATGTATATCTTCAAATGTTATTAGCATATAAGGAAGGTTTAGTAACAGAAGAAGATATAACAAGAGCAGCTGAAAGATTGATGGCAACTAGGATTAGATTAGGTATGTTCGATGAAGAATGTGAATTTAACAAAATACCTTATACAATGAATGACTGTAAAGAACATCACGAAGTTTCATTAATGGCTTCACGAAAGTCTATTGTAATGCTTAGAAACAATGGATTACTTCCATTAGATAAATCAAAATTAAAATCAATTGGAATTATTGGGCCAAATGCAGATAGTGAATTAATGCTAAAGGGAAATTATTTTGGAACAGCTTCTAAGTATATCACAGTTCTAGAAGGAATACATGAAGCTGTAGATTCAGAGAATATAAGAATCTTTTATTCTGAAGGATGTCACTTATATAAAGATAGAGTTCAAGATTTAGCTGAGCCAGATGATAGAATGGCTGAAGCTGTGACTGTAGCAGAACACAGTGATGTCGTTATTCTTTGCCTAGGTTTAGATTCTTCAATTGAAGGCGAACAAGGAGATGCAGGTAATAGTGATGGAGCTGGTGATAAATTAAATTTAAATTTACCAGGTAAACAACAGGAGTTACTTGAAAAAGTAATTGCTACAGGTAAGCCTGTAATAGTAGTTCTTGGTGCTGGAAGTGCATTAACGTTGCAAGGGCAAGAAGAAAATTGTGCAGCAATTTTAAATGCATGGTATCCAGGAAGCTTTGGAGGAAGAGCAATAGCAGATTTAATATTTGGAAAATGCTCACCAAGTGGCAAACTGCCTGTAACTTTTTATAAAACTACTGAGGAATTACCAGAATTCACTGATTATTCTATGAAGAATAGAACTTATCGTTACATGAAAAATGAAAGTTTATATCCATTTGGTTTTGGATTAACTTATTCTAAGGTGCAATTGTCAGATTTATCTGTATCAGATATTAGTAAAGATTTTGAAGGTGTAGAAGTAAGTATTAAAATTTCTAATGTTGGAAATTTTGACATTGAAGAAGTTCTACAATGTTATATAAAGGATCTTGAATCAAAATATGCAGTTGACAATCATAGTTTATCAGCATTTAAGAGAGTTGCTTTAAATAAAGGCGAAAGTAAAGTTGTAAAAATGACAATAAATAAAAGAGCTTTTGAAGTTGTAAATGATGAAGGGGATAGAATCCTTGACAGTAAAAAATTTAAATTATTTGTTGGAATAGCACAACCTGATGGCAGAAGTAAGGAACTAACAGGAATAACTCCTTTAGAAGCAGATATTGAATTAATATAA
- a CDS encoding helix-turn-helix domain-containing protein: MLKYEAYHFGEDTLFSNYYPISLNYQIHLHRSFEFIFVKDGNIEVFVNNKNFTLKKNNCMLILPYEIHSLSTKDYSELCICVFSPKYIKTFENIAYGKYLENPVFNLSNASQSLILDRIFNDNANLLQMKSCLYLICSEVMEHTQLLISEKNDYELIHKVLNYIQNNFTKDISLKSIADEFNYSYNYLSKYLNKVLGISFVDFINQNRISYASYLLTNSDDTITDIAYKCGYSSIRSFNRNFFSITNTTPKNYRNSKLSFT, translated from the coding sequence ATGTTAAAATATGAAGCATATCATTTTGGTGAAGACACTCTTTTTTCAAATTACTATCCAATAAGTCTTAATTATCAAATTCATCTACATCGCAGTTTTGAGTTTATTTTTGTAAAGGATGGCAATATAGAAGTTTTTGTTAACAATAAAAATTTCACTCTAAAGAAAAATAACTGTATGCTGATTTTACCATATGAAATTCATTCCCTTTCAACCAAAGATTACTCTGAATTATGCATTTGTGTATTTTCTCCAAAATATATCAAAACATTTGAAAATATAGCATATGGTAAATATCTCGAAAATCCTGTGTTTAATCTATCCAATGCCTCCCAATCATTAATACTAGATAGAATTTTCAATGATAATGCTAACCTACTTCAAATGAAGTCATGTCTGTACTTAATATGCTCCGAAGTTATGGAACATACACAATTACTTATAAGTGAAAAAAATGATTACGAATTAATTCATAAAGTTCTAAATTATATTCAAAATAATTTTACCAAGGATATTTCCTTAAAAAGTATTGCTGATGAATTTAATTATAGCTATAATTATCTTTCTAAATACTTGAATAAAGTTTTAGGAATCTCCTTTGTAGATTTTATTAATCAAAATCGAATTAGCTATGCTTCATATCTATTAACAAATAGTGACGATACAATTACTGATATAGCTTATAAATGTGGCTATTCAAGTATACGTTCATTTAATAGAAATTTCTTTAGCATTACAAATACCACTCCTAAAAATTATAGAAATTCTAAACTAAGTTTTACATAA
- a CDS encoding LiaF transmembrane domain-containing protein codes for MRKIGTTTSAICFILLGIWIMINSNNPDLGKKIIKFWPIVIILIGIEILYYTLVKKENERIRISGLVFAIIIVSFLANISTDIFNNIKQNNVSFDFNRSFFDNVFESKNLQSIDKKITLEPIGNKLNFETLNGKLNIEKAADNKITIDTELFIKQNRTLNDYELNPINDSNGYTIKIIDDNIDSIKATIYLPEGYDASIKGSNLNVYSDSALKLTTLNLTADNGKYDLQGDIPNSSLKLENGKIDLNNNLCKNIDISMNNGSISLDTKDKNLSVNTDINHGTCKINDEKRVNSGISKKLGTGEDIIKAKLNNGTIKINSGE; via the coding sequence ATGAGAAAAATAGGTACAACCACTTCTGCTATATGTTTTATACTTCTTGGTATTTGGATTATGATTAATTCCAACAATCCAGATTTAGGGAAAAAAATCATAAAATTTTGGCCAATAGTAATTATTTTAATAGGCATAGAAATTTTGTATTACACTTTAGTAAAAAAAGAAAATGAAAGAATAAGAATCAGTGGTCTTGTTTTTGCTATAATAATAGTTTCATTTTTAGCCAATATATCTACAGACATTTTTAACAATATAAAACAAAATAATGTTTCATTTGATTTTAATAGAAGTTTCTTTGACAATGTCTTTGAAAGTAAAAATTTACAATCAATTGATAAAAAAATTACTTTAGAGCCTATTGGTAACAAATTAAATTTTGAAACATTAAATGGTAAACTTAATATAGAAAAAGCTGCCGACAATAAAATAACTATAGATACTGAATTATTTATAAAACAAAACAGAACTTTGAATGATTATGAATTGAATCCTATAAATGATTCAAATGGGTATACTATAAAAATTATAGATGATAATATAGATTCAATTAAAGCCACAATCTATTTGCCCGAAGGATATGATGCATCTATAAAAGGTTCTAACCTTAATGTATATAGTGATAGTGCTTTAAAGCTTACAACTTTAAATTTAACTGCTGATAATGGAAAATATGATTTACAAGGTGATATTCCAAATTCATCCCTAAAATTAGAAAATGGTAAGATAGATTTAAACAATAATTTATGTAAAAACATTGATATTTCTATGAATAATGGTTCGATATCTTTAGATACAAAGGATAAAAATTTATCAGTCAATACAGATATAAATCATGGTACTTGCAAAATAAATGATGAAAAAAGAGTTAACTCTGGAATTTCTAAAAAGCTAGGTACTGGTGAAGACATAATAAAAGCTAAATTAAATAATGGAACTATTAAAATAAATAGTGGAGAGTGA
- a CDS encoding RNA polymerase sigma factor, which translates to MEEQEFIKKLKTKDENAFIYMVDLYKKRILSLCCSYTTDYYEAEDLSQEVFISVFNNIDKFREDCSFSTYLYKITTSKCIDYTRKRSIKNFLTGLFTFSKESEQDIDEQNFIRQSIQSLPLNLKTPLVLYYYIGLTQKEIANVLNLPLKTVEGRIYRAKNKLKNIIETEVHFYAKQKR; encoded by the coding sequence ATGGAGGAGCAAGAATTCATTAAAAAACTTAAAACAAAAGATGAAAATGCTTTTATTTACATGGTAGACCTTTATAAAAAAAGAATTCTCTCCTTATGTTGTTCCTATACTACTGATTACTATGAGGCAGAAGATTTGTCTCAAGAAGTTTTTATAAGTGTATTTAATAATATTGATAAATTTAGAGAAGATTGTTCCTTTTCCACTTATTTATATAAAATTACAACTTCTAAGTGTATAGATTATACAAGAAAGAGAAGTATTAAAAATTTTTTAACCGGCCTCTTTACCTTTTCTAAAGAATCCGAGCAGGATATAGATGAGCAAAATTTTATACGGCAAAGTATTCAATCTCTACCACTAAATTTAAAAACACCTCTTGTACTATATTATTATATTGGATTAACTCAAAAGGAAATTGCAAATGTATTAAATTTACCTTTAAAAACAGTTGAGGGAAGAATTTATAGAGCTAAAAATAAATTAAAAAATATTATTGAAACGGAGGTTCACTTTTATGCAAAACAGAAGAGATGA
- a CDS encoding DUF956 family protein codes for MVQSINTKVDLVIEATAFTGLADYGKIMIGDNGFEFYNSRDFRKFIQIPWEEVDYVIASVMFKGKWIPRYAIRTKKNGTYTFSSKDAKKVLRTIRNYVDPEHMVSSLSFFDVVKRAVKSMFKKS; via the coding sequence ATGGTTCAATCAATCAATACAAAAGTAGACCTAGTGATTGAAGCAACAGCTTTTACAGGCCTTGCAGATTATGGAAAGATAATGATTGGTGACAACGGTTTTGAATTTTATAATTCTCGTGATTTTCGTAAATTTATTCAAATTCCTTGGGAAGAGGTTGACTATGTCATAGCATCCGTAATGTTTAAGGGAAAGTGGATTCCCCGATATGCAATTAGAACGAAGAAAAATGGTACATATACTTTTTCATCTAAAGATGCAAAAAAGGTACTTCGTACTATTCGAAATTATGTTGATCCAGAGCACATGGTTTCTTCGTTAAGTTTTTTTGATGTTGTGAAACGTGCAGTGAAGTCAATGTTTAAAAAGAGTTAA
- a CDS encoding PTS system mannose/fructose/sorbose family transporter subunit IID, whose translation MSKELKLSKRDRISVWFRSFFLQGSWNYERMQNGGWAFAMIPAIKRLYKSKEDRAAALERHLEFFNTHPYVASPIIGVTLALEEERANGMAIDDVTIQGVKVGMMGPLAGIGDPVFWFTVRPILGALGASLALSGNILGPIIFFLAWNIIRMAFTWYTQEFGFKAGSRISDDLSGNMLQDITKGSSILGMFILGSLVNRWVSVKFAPVVSSVKLSEGAFIDWSKLPQGAEGIKQALLQQGSGMSLTDTKVTTLQNNLDSLIPGLVGLLITLLCMWLLKKKVSPIVIILGLFAIGIVFHLIGLM comes from the coding sequence ATGTCAAAAGAATTAAAATTAAGTAAAAGAGATCGTATTTCTGTTTGGTTCCGTTCATTTTTCCTTCAAGGTTCTTGGAACTATGAAAGAATGCAAAATGGTGGTTGGGCATTTGCAATGATCCCAGCAATCAAAAGATTATATAAGAGTAAAGAAGATAGAGCAGCTGCATTAGAACGTCACTTAGAGTTCTTTAATACTCATCCATATGTAGCTTCACCAATTATAGGTGTAACATTAGCATTAGAAGAAGAACGTGCAAATGGTATGGCAATTGATGATGTAACTATTCAAGGTGTAAAGGTTGGTATGATGGGACCTTTAGCTGGTATCGGAGATCCAGTTTTCTGGTTTACTGTAAGACCTATTTTAGGAGCATTAGGTGCTTCACTTGCTTTAAGTGGTAACATTCTTGGACCAATTATCTTTTTCCTTGCTTGGAATATCATTCGTATGGCATTTACATGGTACACACAAGAGTTTGGTTTCAAAGCTGGATCTCGTATTAGTGATGACTTATCAGGTAATATGCTTCAAGATATTACAAAAGGATCATCTATCCTTGGTATGTTCATTTTAGGATCATTAGTTAACAGATGGGTATCTGTTAAATTTGCTCCAGTAGTATCATCTGTTAAGTTAAGTGAAGGTGCTTTCATTGATTGGAGCAAACTTCCTCAAGGAGCAGAAGGTATAAAGCAAGCTCTATTACAACAAGGATCTGGTATGTCATTAACTGATACTAAGGTTACAACATTACAAAATAACTTAGATTCATTAATTCCTGGTCTTGTAGGATTATTAATTACATTACTTTGTATGTGGTTACTTAAGAAGAAAGTATCTCCAATTGTTATCATTCTTGGATTATTTGCAATTGGTATAGTATTCCACTTGATCGGTTTAATGTAA